The following coding sequences are from one Streptomyces sp. NBC_01485 window:
- a CDS encoding DUF4232 domain-containing protein has translation MRIATPLRSRAAAASMVVAAAVAFVGFQATAQTATATAATGKAASIVTCTTGNTTLTVTKASRPINHLLLKATNTGTKPCYAYDAPYLRAGADAQAPLTWVEESTPQAVVTLEPGQSAYAGILTYAPDGEGGSSTKTLGVFFADRNGGGTGAEKALKLPNGGTFFNSSAAVTYWQDNAADALVW, from the coding sequence ATGCGTATCGCCACTCCTCTCCGCTCCCGCGCAGCAGCCGCCTCCATGGTCGTCGCCGCCGCCGTCGCGTTCGTCGGCTTCCAGGCCACCGCGCAGACCGCCACCGCCACCGCCGCCACCGGCAAGGCGGCCTCGATCGTCACCTGCACCACGGGGAACACCACCCTGACCGTCACCAAGGCGTCCCGCCCGATCAACCACCTGCTGCTCAAGGCCACCAACACCGGCACCAAGCCGTGCTACGCCTACGACGCCCCCTACCTGAGGGCCGGCGCCGACGCCCAGGCCCCGCTGACGTGGGTCGAGGAGAGCACGCCGCAGGCCGTGGTGACGCTCGAGCCCGGCCAGTCCGCGTACGCGGGCATCCTGACGTACGCCCCCGACGGTGAGGGCGGCAGCAGCACGAAGACCCTGGGCGTGTTCTTCGCCGACAGGAACGGCGGCGGGACCGGGGCCGAGAAGGCCCTGAAGCTGCCGAACGGCGGCACCTTCTTCAACAGCTCCGCCGCCGTCACCTACTGGCAGGACAACGCGGCGGACGCGCTCGTCTGGTAG